The following coding sequences lie in one Capsicum annuum cultivar UCD-10X-F1 chromosome 5, UCD10Xv1.1, whole genome shotgun sequence genomic window:
- the LOC107870802 gene encoding uncharacterized protein LOC107870802 isoform X1, which produces MAATPTDTSNGPSAVNGTQGAMEIDYNYPLFLHFTNVSGLQIISFQLTGIENFSIWFRSMRLSLLGRNKLGLVNGSSSKDKFPADMANHWEGVNAIVISWILSYVAKNLLGGIMYATSAQVVWNDLCERFNKIDGSRTFSNHKEIATLSQGTASASVSIYYSRLKDLWEEFEALVPIPGCNCDTSKDYVAHLQKLKLFQFLIGLNEAYSQARSQILMMNPSPSINQAYAMIVSDEGQRYAGILGSNPVSTGYESAMFSKGVGSIVYNKSGVQQGQRFKKNYNLPCEVCKIRGHTKENCWKVVGYPPDFKSKKYGHNAVCSAAVEYTSQDSSGDMQELSSGNLNQFVESKMQLGGQMVQAPQTTPCVFTNDKYNQILQLLNKEEQTKHTTYSTEMLISGKMCFYSNSQTQEINL; this is translated from the exons ATGGCAGCAACACCTACTGATACATCCAATGGTCCATCAGCTGTAAATGGAACTCAAGGAGCCATGGAAATTGACTACAATTACCCTTTGTTTCTGCACTTCACTAATGTAAGTGGTCTTCAGATCATTTCTTTTCAACTTACTGGAATTGAGAATTTTTCCATCTGGTTTCGATCTATGAGATTATCTCTATTAGGTAGAAACAAATTGGGGTTAGTTAATGGCTCTAGTTCTAAGGATAAGTTTCCAGCTGATATGGCTAATCATTGGGAGGGGGTAAATGCTATTGTAATATCTTGGATCTTGAGTTATGTGGCTAAGAATTTATTAGGTGGAATCATGTATGCTACAAGTGCTCAGGTGGTATGGAATGATTTGTGTGAAAGGTTTAACAAGATTGATGGTTCAAGAACCTTCAGCAATCATAAAGAAATTGCAACACTTTCTCAAGGAACTGCATCTGCATCTGTTTCAATATACTACTCAAGATTGAAAGATCTATGGGAGGAATTTGAGGCTCTAGTGCCCATCCCCGGCTGCAATTGTGATACTTCAAAAGACTATGTTGCTCACTTACAAAAGTTAAAATTGTTCCAGTTTCTTATAGGACTGAATGAGGCCTATAGTCAGGCTAGGAGTCAAATCCTAATGATGAATCCATCACCCTCAATTAACCAAGCATATGCAATGATCGTAAGTGATGAAGGTCAAAGATATGCAGGAATTCTTGGTTCTAATCCTGTGTCTACAGGTTATGAATCTGCAATGTTTTCAAAAGGGGTTGGATCTATAGTGTATAACAAGTCTGGAGTGCAACAGGGTCAgagatttaagaaaaattataatctGCCATGTGAAGTGTGCAAAATTAGGGGTCACACCAAAGAAAACTGTTGGAAAGTGGTTGGCTATCCTCCCGACTTCAAATCTAAGAAGTATGGGCATAATGCTGTGTGTAGTGCTGCTGTTGAGTACACATCTCAGGACAGTTCTGGTGATATGCAAGAATTGAGCAGTGGAAATCTTAACCAATTTGTTGAATCAAAGATGCAGCTTGGTGGTCAGATGGTGCAGGCGCCTCAGACTACTCCTTGTGTCTTTACAAAtgataaatataatcaaattcTGCAGCTGCTAAACAAGGAGGAACAAACTAAGCATACAACATATTCTACAG AGATGTTAATTTCAGGGAAGATGTGTTTCTATTCAAACTCACAAACTCAGGAAATCAACCTCTGA
- the LOC107870802 gene encoding uncharacterized protein LOC107870802 isoform X2, translating into MAATPTDTSNGPSAVNGTQGAMEIDYNYPLFLHFTNVSGLQIISFQLTGIENFSIWFRSMRLSLLGRNKLGLVNGSSSKDKFPADMANHWEGVNAIVISWILSYVAKNLLGGIMYATSAQVVWNDLCERFNKIDGSRTFSNHKEIATLSQGTASASVSIYYSRLKDLWEEFEALVPIPGCNCDTSKDYVAHLQKLKLFQFLIGLNEAYSQARSQILMMNPSPSINQAYAMIVSDEGQRYAGILGSNPVSTGYESAMFSKGVGSIVYNKSGVQQGQRFKKNYNLPCEVCKIRGHTKENCWKVVGYPPDFKSKKYGHNAVCSAAVEYTSQDSSGDMQELSSGNLNQFVESKMQLGGQMVQAPQTTPCVFTNDKYNQILQLLNKEEQTKHTTYSTGSLRWEGEGDW; encoded by the exons ATGGCAGCAACACCTACTGATACATCCAATGGTCCATCAGCTGTAAATGGAACTCAAGGAGCCATGGAAATTGACTACAATTACCCTTTGTTTCTGCACTTCACTAATGTAAGTGGTCTTCAGATCATTTCTTTTCAACTTACTGGAATTGAGAATTTTTCCATCTGGTTTCGATCTATGAGATTATCTCTATTAGGTAGAAACAAATTGGGGTTAGTTAATGGCTCTAGTTCTAAGGATAAGTTTCCAGCTGATATGGCTAATCATTGGGAGGGGGTAAATGCTATTGTAATATCTTGGATCTTGAGTTATGTGGCTAAGAATTTATTAGGTGGAATCATGTATGCTACAAGTGCTCAGGTGGTATGGAATGATTTGTGTGAAAGGTTTAACAAGATTGATGGTTCAAGAACCTTCAGCAATCATAAAGAAATTGCAACACTTTCTCAAGGAACTGCATCTGCATCTGTTTCAATATACTACTCAAGATTGAAAGATCTATGGGAGGAATTTGAGGCTCTAGTGCCCATCCCCGGCTGCAATTGTGATACTTCAAAAGACTATGTTGCTCACTTACAAAAGTTAAAATTGTTCCAGTTTCTTATAGGACTGAATGAGGCCTATAGTCAGGCTAGGAGTCAAATCCTAATGATGAATCCATCACCCTCAATTAACCAAGCATATGCAATGATCGTAAGTGATGAAGGTCAAAGATATGCAGGAATTCTTGGTTCTAATCCTGTGTCTACAGGTTATGAATCTGCAATGTTTTCAAAAGGGGTTGGATCTATAGTGTATAACAAGTCTGGAGTGCAACAGGGTCAgagatttaagaaaaattataatctGCCATGTGAAGTGTGCAAAATTAGGGGTCACACCAAAGAAAACTGTTGGAAAGTGGTTGGCTATCCTCCCGACTTCAAATCTAAGAAGTATGGGCATAATGCTGTGTGTAGTGCTGCTGTTGAGTACACATCTCAGGACAGTTCTGGTGATATGCAAGAATTGAGCAGTGGAAATCTTAACCAATTTGTTGAATCAAAGATGCAGCTTGGTGGTCAGATGGTGCAGGCGCCTCAGACTACTCCTTGTGTCTTTACAAAtgataaatataatcaaattcTGCAGCTGCTAAACAAGGAGGAACAAACTAAGCATACAACATATTCTACAG GATCTCTCCGATGGgaaggtgaaggggattggtaa